One genomic segment of Panicum virgatum strain AP13 chromosome 2N, P.virgatum_v5, whole genome shotgun sequence includes these proteins:
- the LOC120660528 gene encoding uncharacterized protein LOC120660528 isoform X1 has product MMTLLQLAMQRKRLLRQSLSLPSTLFQCDLLNMPAVAQLERDEQYQLLYDLLKMFLTKRIDSYSEFQTVNSALLKDYGLVHEDCITKMRLMSLLDLSSHCSREVPYSAITSPLQINDDEVEQWIVKALAFKILDCRVGQLTETVIVRYSSAEMAVAHDMGPATVEKPRFDALMPSEMGGGKPQFRKVPVPQHCSAPLKHCWMEIYTPVYEHVKVGIRMNIKSRRVELKTRTDTPDVSNVQKCADFVHVFMLGFDIAGVVALLRLDDIYVDFFEIP; this is encoded by the exons ATGATGACTCTGCTACAATTAGCGATGCAAAGGAAGCGGCTGTTGCGGCAATCATTGAGTTTGCCATCTACACTCTTTCAG TGTGATCTACTTAATATGCCAGCTGTTGCACAGCTTGAGAGGGATGAACAATATCAGTTACTTTACGACCTTCTAAAGATGTTCCTTACAAAGAGGATTGATTCctattcagagtttcagactgTAAACTCTGCCTTGCTGAAAGATTATG GACTGGTTCATGAGGACTGCATAACTAAAATGCGCCTCATGTCTTTGCTCGATCTGAGCAGCCACTGCTCTCGTGAAGTCCCTTATTCAGCAATCACTTCACCACTTCAG ATCAATGATGATGAGGTGGAGCAATGGATCGTGAAAGCACTTGCGTTCAAGATATTGGATTGCAGGGTTGGTCAGCTTACCGAGACTGTCATCGTCAGGTATTCCTCCGCTGAGATGGCGGTGGCCCACGACATGGGTCCGGCCACTGTGGAGAAGCCGCGGTTCGATGCTCTGATGCCGAGCGAGATGGGCGGCGGGAAGCCCCAGTTCCGGAAGGTGCCCGTGCCGCAGCACTGCTCTGCGCCGCTCAAGCACTGCTGGATGGAGATCTACACACCCGTCTATGAGCACGTGAAGGTCGGCATCCGCATGAACATCAAG TCAAGAAGGGTGGAGCTCAAAACAAGGACAGACACACCAGATGTGAGCAATGTACAGAAGTGCGCGGACTTTGTGCATGTTTTTATGCTTGGATTTGACATTGCCGGTGTTGTCGCCCTGCTGCGTCTTGATGACATTTATGTGGATTTCTTTGAGATTCCTTAG
- the LOC120658841 gene encoding uncharacterized protein LOC120658841 — protein MFEMYESEMCCHVVVAILDNTKISEVVLTDELEPLCVVPPTDGVPANPTGVSASKVADSEEPAAKEADVLFTDLFDNEEEYVGADDEHIYMPMPPSTAAASEPESHAQQTESHENIPAAEGGEGAEGGEGGGGGPAEVEVNDADPQEFNVVHDPDHPNIEKGSLFPDIVTFRKAVRHYAVKRGFEFTDMKTDKTRFIAKCAHTRCPWRIHASRVNGTKTIEIKVLPAEHNCPTTKLRESKMTTQGWVADRLSDWVKKNPGKGAKDAKEKVEGIMASS, from the exons ATGTTTGAGATGTATGAGTCAGAGATGTGTTGCCATGTGGTTGTAGCTATCCTAGATAATACCAAAATTTCAGAGGTTGTGCTAACTGATGAGTTAGAGCCTTTGTGTGTGGTGCCACCTACTGATGGGGTGCCTGCTAACCCAACTGGAGTGTCTGCATCCAAAGTGGCAGATTCAGAAGAGCCTGCAGCTAAGGAGGCAGATGTTCTATTCACTGACTTATTTGATAATGAGGAGGAATATGTTGGTGCGGATGATGAGCACATCTATATGCCTATGCCACCATCAACTGCAGCAGCATCAGAGCCTGAATCTCATGCACAACAAACTGAATctcatgaaaatattcctgcTGCTGAAGGAGGTGAAGGAGCTGAaggaggtgaaggaggtggaggaggaccaGCTGAGGTAGAGGTAAATGATGCAGATCCCCAGGAGTTCAATGTGGTACATGATCCTGACCACCCAAATATTGAGAAGGGTTCATTATTTCCTGATATTGTGACATTCAGAAAAGCAGTCAGGCATTATGCAGTGAAGAGGGGCTTTGAGTTCACTGACATGAAGACAGATAAGACCAGATTCATTGCCAAGTGTGCCCATACAAGATGTCCATGGAGAATACATGCTTCTAGAGTTAATGGTACCAAGACAATTGAG ATAAAAGTCCTTCCTGCTGAGCACAATTGCCCTACTACCAAACTGAGGGAAAGCAAAATGACTACACAAGGGTGGGTTGCTGACAGACTGTCTGACTGGGTGAAGAAGAATCCTGGCAAGGGTGCAAAGGATGCCAAAGAAAAAGTAGAGGGGATTATGGCATCAAGTTGA
- the LOC120660528 gene encoding RNA-binding protein pno1-like isoform X2 translates to MPAVAQLERDEQYQLLYDLLKMFLTKRIDSYSEFQTVNSALLKDYGLVHEDCITKMRLMSLLDLSSHCSREVPYSAITSPLQINDDEVEQWIVKALAFKILDCRVGQLTETVIVRYSSAEMAVAHDMGPATVEKPRFDALMPSEMGGGKPQFRKVPVPQHCSAPLKHCWMEIYTPVYEHVKVGIRMNIKSRRVELKTRTDTPDVSNVQKCADFVHVFMLGFDIAGVVALLRLDDIYVDFFEIP, encoded by the exons ATGCCAGCTGTTGCACAGCTTGAGAGGGATGAACAATATCAGTTACTTTACGACCTTCTAAAGATGTTCCTTACAAAGAGGATTGATTCctattcagagtttcagactgTAAACTCTGCCTTGCTGAAAGATTATG GACTGGTTCATGAGGACTGCATAACTAAAATGCGCCTCATGTCTTTGCTCGATCTGAGCAGCCACTGCTCTCGTGAAGTCCCTTATTCAGCAATCACTTCACCACTTCAG ATCAATGATGATGAGGTGGAGCAATGGATCGTGAAAGCACTTGCGTTCAAGATATTGGATTGCAGGGTTGGTCAGCTTACCGAGACTGTCATCGTCAGGTATTCCTCCGCTGAGATGGCGGTGGCCCACGACATGGGTCCGGCCACTGTGGAGAAGCCGCGGTTCGATGCTCTGATGCCGAGCGAGATGGGCGGCGGGAAGCCCCAGTTCCGGAAGGTGCCCGTGCCGCAGCACTGCTCTGCGCCGCTCAAGCACTGCTGGATGGAGATCTACACACCCGTCTATGAGCACGTGAAGGTCGGCATCCGCATGAACATCAAG TCAAGAAGGGTGGAGCTCAAAACAAGGACAGACACACCAGATGTGAGCAATGTACAGAAGTGCGCGGACTTTGTGCATGTTTTTATGCTTGGATTTGACATTGCCGGTGTTGTCGCCCTGCTGCGTCTTGATGACATTTATGTGGATTTCTTTGAGATTCCTTAG
- the LOC120662640 gene encoding uncharacterized protein LOC120662640, giving the protein MKKIFEVALDAIDFLEEHHNKLRYRSGFSESSKCDYLTNNVSESFNAQIRHLKGLLLHELVDGLRELIMEKRYLRKKIARQMEDGILPNVMKELNAISMNLRVVKVARSDEDIAEVTLIDKWNNTRRHSVDLANHKCSCREWQLTGKPCRHTLAWILSNRGMNIGDYVHQYYSVAKFRAAYEGRVEAMPDKSQWPTVDLGFKVYPPLLGRSAGRPRKQRIMGCLEKKATKKVRCSRCKDFGHFAKTCQMPVVGEDGETATPKKRKRQPTEDTAGPSQQPPKKKKSPKRKKTPKKKKTPKKKKTPAKKKQKQAEAAPAPSVVRSLKAWLNMSAGGS; this is encoded by the exons ATGAAGAAAATTTTTGAGGTTGCCCTAGATGCTATAGATTTTCTGGAGGAGCACCACAATAAGTTAAGGTACAGAAGTGGATTCTCAGAATCCTCGAAGTGTGATTATTTGACCAACAATGTTTCTGAGAGTTTCAATGCTCAGATAAGGCATTTGAAGGGTCTGTTGCTACATGAACTGGTTGATGGTTTGAGAGAGCTGATTATGGAGAAGAGGTATCTTAGGAAGAAGATAGCAAGGCAGATGGAAGATGGAATTCTGCCAAATGTGATGAAGGAACTGAATGCAATCAGCATGAACCTGCGGGTTGTTAAGGTTGCCAGAAGTGATGAAGACATTGCAGAGGTGACCCTGATTGACAAGTGGAACAATACTAGGAGGCACTCTGTGGACTTGGCAAACCACAAGTGTTCATGTAGAGAGTGGCAACTAACTGGCAAACCATGTAGACATACCTTGGCATGGATTTTGTCCAACAGAGGGATGAATATTGGGGACTATGTGCATCAGTATTATTCAGTTGCTAAGTTCAGGGCTGCATATGAAGGAAGAGTGGAAGCAATGCCTGACAAATCTCAATGGCCAACTGTGGATCTTGGCTTTAAGGTGTACCCTCCTCTATTGGGAAGATCGGCAGGAAGGCCAAGAAAACAGAGGATTATGGGTTGTCTAGAGAAGAAGGCAACAAAAAAGGTCAGATGCAGCAGGTGCAAAGACTTTGGGCACTTCGCCAAGACTTGCCAGATGCCTgtggttggagaagatggagaaaCAGCAACTCCAAAGAAGAG AAAAAGGCAACCTACTGAAGACACTGCTGGACCATCACAGCAGCCACCCAAGAAGAAGAAGTCCCCAAAAAGGAAGAAGacaccaaagaagaagaagacccccaagaagaagaagaccccagCCAAGAAAAAACAGAAGCAAGCTGAAGCTGCTCCAGCCCCAAGTGTTGTTAGGAGCCTGAAAGCTTGGTTGAACATGTCAGCTGGAGGATCTTGA
- the LOC120660526 gene encoding probable helicase MAGATAMA 3, translating into MAVEKSGGAAAASSTSATSTLDRFQKIVLSWDYLRLVAESKGSKQGKGLQRVKDTYESVSEYLSVFEPLIFEEVKAQIVQGRSNEEEGDAALDWQRVAVGLCAESEGFHKFSMAVENEFRETVSENDLLLLSKEKFEEGVTPTAYAFALVEQRSGSANISLRAFVAGEIENLNVSKPVDSRRLKRFASILAAESSTLWILKVCSLSTIMREFTAMHSVACLPFKDLILSAAEKHKDIDDQSRAWNVPQPLMDHLKANLNDSQLEAVNAGLSRRSFVLIQGPPGTGKTQTILGLLSAVLHSAPARMKTKGGFDVQKHGPELDIDGKYAHWVKASPWLFGANPRDLIMPVDGDDGFYPTGNELKPEVVSSSRKYRAHVLVCAPSNSALDEIVLRVLNTGIRDENNNTYNPKIVRIGVKVHHSVKAVSMDYLIQQKLSGVDRTLDGGRRGAGEYDRIRASILDKAAIVFSTLSFSGSSIFSRMSRAFDVVIIDEAAQAVEPATLIPLVHGCRQIFLVGDPVQLPATVISSTAQKLGYGTSLFKRFQGAGFPVQMLKIQYRMHPEISIFPSKEFYEGALQDGEGLRKKRPWHSYTCFGPFCFFDVDGVEAQPPGSGSWVNQDEVEFITLLYHQLAMRYPELKSSSEVAVISPYRQQMKLLKDNFRLTFGDQSKEVIDVNTVDGFQGREREVVIFTCVRCNKEQKIGFVSDFQRMNVAITRARSAVLVVGSASTLQKDEHWDNLVESAKERKSYFKVPKPFSAFFAEDNLKTMVVQKDPPVGLKAEALEAMNEEAHRQGFMNVDAADDQADAGDDDDAAMDVDDGGGDD; encoded by the exons ATGGCTGTGGAGAAatccggcggcgctgctgcagcctcctccacctccgccacaTCCACCTTGGACCGCTTCCAGAAGATCGTCCTCAGCTGGGACTACCTCCGCCTCGTCGCCGAATCCAAG GGCAGCAAGCAGGGGAAGGGGCTGCAGCGCGTGAAGGACACGTACGAGTCGGTGTCCGAATACCTTAGTGTCTTCGAGCCACTGATCTTCGAGGAGGTCAAGGCGCAGATCGTCCAGGGACGCAGCAacgaggaggaaggag ATGCTGCGTTGGACTGGCAGAGGGTGGCAGTGGGGTTGTGCGCGGAGTCCGAAGGGTTCCACAAGTTCTCCATGGCGGTGGAGAACGAATTTCGGGAAACTGTGTCGGAGAATGACCTACTGCTGCTCTCCAAAGAGAAA TTTGAGGAGGGAGTGACCCCTACTGCATACGCCTTTGCGTTGGTGGAACAGCGCAGTGGTAGCGCAAATATTTCTCTTAGAGCTTTTGTGGCAGGCGAAATTGAAAATCTGAATGTTTCCAAGCCTGTGGATTCTCGAAGACTGAAGCGTTTTGCTTCCATTTTGGCAGCTGAGAGCAGCACCCTGTGGATATTGAAG GTCTGCAGTTTGTCAACTATAATGCGGGAGTTCACAGCTATGCATTCTGTAGCTTGTCTTCCTTTTAAGGATTTGATTCTTTCAGCTGCTGAGAAGCATAAGGATATTGATGATCAAAGCCGTGCATGGAATGTCCCTCAGCCACTTATGGATCACCTCAAAGCGAATCTTAATGATTCACAACTAGAGGCAGTCAAT GCAGGTCTTTCACGCAGATCCTTTGTTCTTATTCAG GGTCCTCCAGGAACTGGAAAGACACAAACTATCCTTGGACTTCTCAGTGCTGTTCTCCATTCTGCCCCTGCAAGAATGAAGACAAA AGGAGGATTTGACGTTCAAAAGCATGGACCAGAGCTGGACATTGATGGCAA GTATGCACACTGGGTAAAAGCATCTCCTTGGTTATTTGGTGCAAATCCTAGAGATTTGATTATGCCTgttgatggtgatgatggtttTTACCCCACTGGAAATGAACTG AAACCTGAAGTTGTTAGTTCCAGTCGCAAGTATCGGGCCCATGTCTTGGTCTGTGCTCCATCCAACTCAGCACTTGATGAGATTGTGTTACGTGTTCTTAACACAG GAATCCGAGATGAAAATAACAACACCTACAACCCTAAAATTGTGCGCATCGGAGTGAAGGTGCATCATTCTGTTAAAGCAGTTTCTATGGATTACCTG ATACAACAAAAACTTTCTGGTGTAGATCGCACGTTAGATGGTGGGAGACGAGGAGCTGGCGAATATGATCGGATTAGAGCGTCAATACTGGACAAAGCTGCCATT GTATTTTCCACTCTGAGTTTCAGTGGATCGTCAATTTTCAGTAGGATGAGCCGCGCTTTTGATGTTGTTATAATTGACGAAGCTGCACAAGCT gtggAACCTGCAACTCTTATACCTTTGGTCCATGGGTGCAGACAAATTTTTCTT GTTGGCGACCCAGTTCAGTTGCCCGCAACAGTCATTTCATCCACTGCTCAAAAATTGGG ATATGGAACAAGCTTGTTCAAAAGATTTCAAGGTGCTGGTTTTCCGGTGCAAATGCTTAAAATTCAGTATCGCATGCATCCAGAG ATTAGTATCTTCCCTTCAAAAGAATTTTATGAAGGAGCGCTACAAGATGGAGAGGGTCTCAGGAAAAAACGCCCATGGCATTCCTACACCTGCTTCGGaccattttgtttctttgatgtTGATGGTGTTGAAGCGCAGCCACCTGGAAGTGGTTCTTGGGTGAATCAAGATGAAGTGGAATTTATAACTCTCCTATATCACCAATTGGCAATGCGCTATCCAGAACTCAAATCTAGTTCTGAAGTGGCTGTTATATCACCGTACAGGCAACAGATGAAACTATTGAAGGATAATTTTCGGTTGACCTTTGGGGATCAATCAAAGGAAGTGATAGATGTAAACACTGTTGATGGGTTCCAG GGCCGTGAAAGAGAGGTAGTCATTTTTACCTGTGTAAGATGCAACAAGGAGCAAAAAATTGGGTTTGTTTCTGATTTTCAGCGAATGAATGTTGCCATCACGAGGGCAAGGTCTGCTGTACTG GTTGTAGGTTCCGCTTCAACACTGCAGAAAGATGAACACTGGGACAATCTTGTCGAGAGTGCCAAAGAGCGAAAGAGCTACTTCAAG GTCCCAAAGCCATTCAGCGCATTCTTTGCCGAGGATAACCTGAAGACCATGGTGGTGCAAAAGGATCCTCCTGTAGGGCTGAAAGCTGAAGCGCTGGAGGCGATGAATGAAGAAGCGCACAGGCAGGGCTTCATGAATGTGGATGCTGCCGACGACCAAGCAGATGCAGGGGATGACGACGACGCTGCCATGGATGTTGATGATGGAGGTGGCGACGACTGA